From the genome of Cytobacillus firmus, one region includes:
- a CDS encoding acyltransferase family protein yields MNNNSTINSVFWLRAIACIAVVMGHSIQLTNVEFKHLSNDFYSLFLNYLLAAGLFGTPIFVFISELLLSKKYPVQLPKGFFRKRFGYILLPYIFMNIIYAIIEVKRISIETILLEIVKNIFLGHSVLYFVLIIFQFYFLHVKLNKFLNRFSPSVVLPLALLVNVIYLGIFNFTNPPNFFIAQEIWRFGYWLPFIGWVFYFSLGFYCGKYFNEFLSLIIKNKYIILLLPVFTFLLFVIINKYNLINFTNSKRIDMVLYTTSVIFLIILFTTIFIKKVPKIIMIISNYSFCIYLMHMLFIHLIELASPPMFFNKLSYLIIVLITSITCSILSAHIFNKAAFGKYLIGNVNRYKSDTHRQIRQKKVTEIV; encoded by the coding sequence ATGAATAATAATTCTACAATAAACTCTGTATTTTGGCTTCGCGCAATTGCGTGTATAGCTGTTGTTATGGGGCATAGCATTCAATTAACTAATGTTGAATTTAAACATTTAAGCAATGACTTCTACAGTTTATTTTTAAACTACCTCTTAGCAGCTGGTCTATTTGGCACACCTATATTTGTATTTATCTCAGAATTACTATTATCTAAAAAGTATCCTGTACAATTACCGAAAGGTTTTTTTAGAAAACGATTCGGTTACATATTATTGCCTTATATTTTTATGAATATTATTTATGCGATTATTGAGGTAAAAAGAATTAGCATAGAAACCATATTGCTTGAAATAGTGAAAAATATTTTCCTAGGGCACTCTGTATTGTATTTTGTTTTAATAATTTTCCAGTTTTACTTTTTACATGTAAAACTAAATAAATTCCTCAATAGATTTTCCCCTTCTGTTGTTTTGCCTTTAGCTTTATTAGTCAATGTTATTTATTTAGGAATATTTAATTTTACAAATCCACCCAATTTTTTTATTGCACAAGAAATTTGGAGATTTGGATATTGGTTACCTTTTATTGGCTGGGTATTCTATTTTTCATTAGGATTTTATTGTGGAAAGTATTTTAACGAATTTTTATCTCTTATAATAAAAAATAAATATATTATTTTGTTATTACCAGTTTTCACTTTCTTATTATTTGTAATTATTAATAAATACAATCTAATTAATTTTACAAATTCTAAAAGAATAGATATGGTTTTATATACAACGAGTGTCATTTTCTTAATAATTCTCTTTACAACCATTTTTATTAAAAAGGTACCTAAAATAATAATGATAATCAGTAACTATTCTTTTTGTATTTATTTAATGCATATGCTATTCATCCACCTAATAGAATTAGCATCCCCCCCTATGTTTTTTAACAAACTTAGCTATTTAATAATTGTACTGATTACTAGTATTACTTGTTCAATATTATCTGCACACATATTTAATAAAGCTGCCTTTGGAAAATATCTTATTGGTAATGTTAATAGATATAAATCCGATACACACAGACAAATCAGACAAAAAAAAGTAACTGAAATAGTATAG